From a single Amphiprion ocellaris isolate individual 3 ecotype Okinawa chromosome 18, ASM2253959v1, whole genome shotgun sequence genomic region:
- the nif3l1 gene encoding NIF3-like protein 1 produces MLTGCRNIPVTSISLINRRLWTRKSFKSLPALCSVRSSLPSPTHSHFITTRQTLVPLHPPVNVFSTRGLCHSAHCTGLMELKEVLQVLEQLAPLSLAESWDNVGLLVEPSKRRPVRTILLTNDLTAAVMEEAEAASCDLIISYHPPLFRPIKRLVQKDWKQRLAIRAVEAGIAVFSPHTSWDSVKGGVNDWLVGGLGSGQVSVLSQALGGASHCHKLEFMVRSTEELNTVMEELKACDGGTTLQHSASRPDNSGIHVSITCSDSALTSSVQILLRHNTPSQSFSILKLEKPPLPGHGQGRLSVLDEPVTVATAIQKMKSHLGLSHLRLALGSGQTMESSLYTVAVCAGSGASVLNGVKADLYITGEMSHHEVLDAVAKGTSVILSDHSNSERGFLTVFRERLAVRLPDGVTVMVSKADRDPLEVV; encoded by the exons ATGTTGACTGGCTGTAGAAATATCCCTGTGACTTCTATATCACTCATTAACAGAAGACTCTGGACCAGGAAGAGTTTCAAATCACTTCCTGCTCTTTGCTCTGTCCGTTCATCTCTCCCTTCACCTACTCACAGTCACTTCATCACCACCAGACAAACCTTAGTTCCTCTTCATCCACCTGTTAACGTCTTTTCCACTCGCGGCCTCTGTCATTCTGCTCATTGCACCGGCCTGATGGAGTTAAAGGAAGTTCTGCAGGTGTTGGAGCAGCTCGCTCCTTTGTCTCTTGCTGAGTCGTGGGATAACGTCGGCCTGCTGGTAGAGCCAAGCAAACGTCGCCCCGTTAGAACCATCCTGCTCACCAACGACCTTACAGCGGCTGTCATGGAGGAGGCAGAGGCCGCGAGCTGCGACCTCATTATTTCATACCACCCGCCGCTGTTTCGGCCAATCAAGCGTCTGGttcagaaagactggaaacagcgATTGGCCATCCGGGCTGTGGAGGCGGGGATAGCGGTCTTCTCCCCTCACACTTCCTGGGACAGCGTTAAAGGAGGGGTAAACGATTGGCTGGTCGGGGGACTCG gcAGCGGTCAGGTGTCGGTGCTGAGTCAGGCCCTCGGTGGCGCCTCCCACTGTCACAAGCTGGAGTTTATGGTCAGAAGCACAGAGGAGCTAAATACTGTTATGGAGGAACTAAAGGCTTGTGATGGAGGAACGACACTGCAGCATTCAGCCAGCAG ACCAGACAACAGTGGAATCCATGTCAGCATAACCTGCAGTGACTCAGCACTGACATCGAGTGTCCAGATTCTGTTACGACACAACACTCCCAGCCAGTCATTCAGCATCCTGAAGCTTGAGAAG CCTCCTCTTCCGGGCCACGGCCAGGGGCGACTCAGCGTTTTGGACGAGCCAGTAACCGTGGCAACAGCAATTCAGAAAATGAAGTCCCACTTGGGTTTGAGTCACCTCCGTTTGGCTCTGGGTTCAGGGCAGACGATGG aGTCTTCTTTGTACACTGTGGCTGTATGTGCCGGATCTGGGGCCTCAGTGCTGAATGGAGTCAAGGCTGATCTCTACATTACAG GTGAGATGTCCCACCATGAAGTGCTGGACGCTGTGGCGAAAGGAACCAGCGTCATCCTCAGTGACCACAGCAACAGTGAGCGAGGTTTCCTGACCGTTTTCAGAGAGAGGTTGGCTGTTCGTCTTCCTGATGGTGTAACAGTGATGGTGTCGAAGGCCGACAGAGACCCTCTGGAGGTCGTCTGA